A stretch of Nitrospira sp. DNA encodes these proteins:
- a CDS encoding nucleotidyl transferase AbiEii/AbiGii toxin family protein, with the protein MFQEALQDIVSRLAAARTRGLLEHFALIGGLAVSLWAEPRATRDLDFAVALQAGSPQSLADFLHGTYRAGDPGDPLRGVITASSGMDERTIPVQLIFLPRPLSAVVFERMHDVNVLGCVVPVVAWEPLVLLKLYAGGPRDLLDAKQICAAQAPDTRALASVETLAKQAGLSEEWDQFRRRMATP; encoded by the coding sequence ATGTTCCAAGAAGCCCTTCAGGACATAGTGTCACGATTGGCCGCGGCCCGAACGAGGGGCTTGCTGGAACACTTTGCCTTGATCGGCGGATTAGCCGTATCGCTGTGGGCAGAGCCGCGGGCGACGCGGGACCTCGACTTTGCCGTCGCGCTGCAGGCCGGATCGCCGCAATCGCTGGCGGATTTTCTTCATGGGACCTATCGAGCGGGAGATCCGGGTGATCCGCTGCGCGGAGTGATTACGGCTTCTAGCGGCATGGATGAACGGACGATCCCCGTTCAGTTGATCTTTCTGCCCCGGCCGCTATCCGCTGTGGTGTTTGAACGGATGCACGATGTGAACGTGTTGGGGTGCGTGGTTCCGGTTGTGGCATGGGAGCCATTGGTGTTGCTCAAACTCTATGCCGGAGGGCCGCGCGATCTGCTCGATGCCAAACAGATTTGCGCGGCGCAGGCGCCAGATACCAGGGCGCTGGCGTCTGTTGAGACGTTGGCGAAGCAGGCAGGTTTGTCGGAAGAGTGGGATCAATTCCGGCGTCGAATGGCGACGCCATAG